Within Halococcus sediminicola, the genomic segment TCCGAACCGCTCGATTCGGTGCCGAAGTCGGTCTCGCCGAACACCGACTGTTCGTCGTCCTCGCTCTCGCCACCGAGACCGAGTCGATCACGGACGATGCTGCCGAGGTCCGAGCCGAGTTCCATGTCGCTCGAGAACTCGTTGTCCTCGGCGTGCAGGTGAAGTTCGAGCAGGGTCAAGTTGTCTGCCATAGCGCCGGGTTCGCCTTCGGTCACCTTATTCGTTTGGGCTTCGAGTGCCGGCATCGTCGGGTCTCGAGACTCGTCGTTACAGCCATCGTCGTCCCGTCGAGGGATTCGCGCGGCCGCTCGTCGTCCGAACGGGATCCGTGGTGCCTCGAATCCCGATGGTTCATGGCGCTCGAAGCGCTACGTCGGACGTGAACGAACGCCAGCGTACATTCCTTGAAGATCTGCTTGAGACGCCGAGTCCATCGGGCTTCGAGACCCGTGGGCAGCGCGTCTGGACCGACTACGTCGAGGGATTCGCCGACGAGGTGCGGACCGATTCCTACGGGAACGCCATCGCCGTCCACGAGGGTTCGGGGGACGGACCGAGCGTGGCGCTGACCGGCCACGCCGACGAGATCGGGTTCGTGGTCCGCGACATCGACGGCGACGGGTTCGTGCGTCTGGGAGCCATCGGCGGCGCGGACAAAACCGTCTCGCGCGGCCAGCACGTCACGATCCACGCCGCAAACGGCTCGGTTCCGGGCGTCATCGGCCAGACGGCGATCCACCTCCGCGACGAACACGAGACCGCGGACATCGAAGAGCAGCACGTCGACATCGGCGTCGAGAGCGGGGAGCGCGCCCGGGAACTGGTCGCGGTCGGCGACCCGATGACCGTCGAGGGAAGAGTGAGAGAACTCGACGATACCCGGCTCGCCGCCCGTGGGATGGACAACCGCATCGGCACGTGGGCCGCCGCCGAGGGGCTGCGCCGCGCGAGCGAGGCCGACGTCGACGCGACAGTCTACGCCGTGAGCACGGTTCAGGAGGAGGTCGGTCTCCAGGGGGCGAAGATGGTCGGCTTCGACCTCGCGCCCGACGCGGCGATCGTCGTCGACGTGACCCACGCGACCGACGACCCCCAGACGCCGGCGAACCGCAGCACGGGCGTCGAACTCGGCGGCGGACCGGCGATCGCCCGCGGCGGGGCGAACCATCCCGTACTGGTCGAATCGATGCGCGACGTCGCCGCCGCCTCGGAAATCCCGATCCAGTTGCAGGCGACCGGGTCGCGGACGGGCACCGACGCCGACGCCATCTTCACCGCACGCGGCGGGATCCCGTCGCTGAATCTCGGGCTTCCCAATCGCTACATGCACACGCCCGTCGAGGTCATCGACACGACCGATCTCGACGCGCTCGCCGACCTGCTCGGGCGGTTCGCGGCCGATATCGATGCCGACGAGACGTTCGCCGTCGATATCTGATTCATCGTACCCGTGGCCGGCACGCTTAAGTCGAGAACCCGGCGAGTGAGCGTATGAGCGGACGCCCCCTCGACGTGCTCGAAGCGACACTCGGCGACAGCGTCACCGTCCGGCTGAAGGACGGCGCGACCTACACCGGCGATCTGGGTGGGTACGACCAGCATCTGAACGTCGTGCTCGACCCCGCAAGCGGCGACCCCGATTCGACCGTCGAGGAGGGGACGTCGGAGGCGGTCGAGAGCACAACGATTATCCGCGGCGACAACGTCGTCTCGATAACACCATGACCGGGTCCGGAACGCCGAGCCAAGGCAAGAAGAACAAAACCGTTCACGTGAAGTGCCGCCGCTGCGGCGAGGCCTCCTACCACAAGACGAAGAAGGTCTGTGCCTCCTGTGGCTTCGGGAAATCCGCCAAACGCCGCGAGTACGC encodes:
- a CDS encoding zinc-binding metallopeptidase family protein — translated: MNERQRTFLEDLLETPSPSGFETRGQRVWTDYVEGFADEVRTDSYGNAIAVHEGSGDGPSVALTGHADEIGFVVRDIDGDGFVRLGAIGGADKTVSRGQHVTIHAANGSVPGVIGQTAIHLRDEHETADIEEQHVDIGVESGERARELVAVGDPMTVEGRVRELDDTRLAARGMDNRIGTWAAAEGLRRASEADVDATVYAVSTVQEEVGLQGAKMVGFDLAPDAAIVVDVTHATDDPQTPANRSTGVELGGGPAIARGGANHPVLVESMRDVAAASEIPIQLQATGSRTGTDADAIFTARGGIPSLNLGLPNRYMHTPVEVIDTTDLDALADLLGRFAADIDADETFAVDI
- a CDS encoding LSM domain-containing protein, translated to MSGRPLDVLEATLGDSVTVRLKDGATYTGDLGGYDQHLNVVLDPASGDPDSTVEEGTSEAVESTTIIRGDNVVSITP
- a CDS encoding 50S ribosomal protein L37e, with translation MTGSGTPSQGKKNKTVHVKCRRCGEASYHKTKKVCASCGFGKSAKRREYAWQEKAGE